Part of the Janibacter alkaliphilus genome is shown below.
ACGTGGTCGGCGCCGTCTCCACGCCTGGGTAGGGTCGGGCCATGACTCACGGAACCATCGTCATCACCGGTGCCAGCTCGGGTCTGGGGGCCGAGATGGCCCGCCAGTTCGCCGCGCTCGGCTACGACCTCGCGCTGTGCGCCCGACGCACCGACCGGCTCGACGGCCTGCAGGCCGAGATCGCCGCGGCGCACCCGGGTCGGCGGGTGGAGATCTACGCCCTCGACGTCACCGACGACGACGCGGTCATCGCGGTGACCAAGAAGATCGCGGCCGACCTCGGCGGGATCGACAAGTTCGTCGTCAACGCCGGCCTCGGCAAGGGCGCGCCGGTCGGCAAGGGCAGCCACTACGCCAACAAGGAGACGCTGACCACCAACGTGCTCGGCGCCTTCGTCCAGGCCGAGGCGGCGATGCAGGTCTTCCGCGAGCAGAAGCGAGGCCACCTGGTGATCATCAGCTCGGTGACCTCGGTGCGCGGCTTCCCCAGCTCGATGACCGCCTACGCCTCGAGCAAGGCGGCCGTGGCGAGCATGGGCGAAGGCATCCGCAGCGAGATGATGGGCAAGCCCGACCTGGACATCGACGTCTCGGTCATCTGCCCGGGCTACATCCGCTCGGAGATGAACGAGAAGGTCGAGCAGAAGGTGAAGTTCATGGTCGACACCGAGCCGGGGGTGCGCTCGATGGTCGAGGCGATCGAGGCCCGCAAGGCGCACGCCTTCGTCCCGGCCAAGCCCTGGGCCGCTCTCGGTCGGGTCATGCAGGTGGCGCCGCTGAAGGTCGTCCGCAAGCTCATGTGACGGCGGGCTCGGACACGGTGCCCGGCGCCTCCGGACAGGAACTGACCGGAAGCGGCGGCACCGTGGGTGGCGACCGCTCGACCCGGCCGACCACCTGGAGGCACCGATGTACCTGCCCGCCCGCGACGACGAGACCCAGCCTACCGCGGCTACGTCGCCCAGCTGCTGGAGTCGCTGCGCGCCAGCGCCCACGGGCTGAGCGACGACCAGGCGCGGCTCGCACCGCTGCGCAGCGCGCTCTCCGTCGGCGGCCTGCTCAAGCACGTCACCTTCGTCTTCGGCAAGGACGTGCCCGAGGCCCAGGACCCGGGGGCGCCCGAGGGCTGGGCCGAGGCCTTCTACGGCAGCTTCGTCATGCGACCGGAGGAGACCCTGCCGCACGTGCTCGCGCGCTTCGACGCCATGGCCGGGTCGCTCGACGCGACGCTGGCCGGCGACCTCGACCCGGACGAGGAGGTCGAGCAGCCGCCGGCGCCCTGGTACGGGATCACCGAGCCGAGCACCGTGCGACGGCGCTACCAGCTCGTGCACATCGTCGAGGAGCTCGCGCGGCACGCCGGGCACGCCGAAATCATCCGCGAGGAGATCGACGGCGCCTCGGCGCCCGCCCTGGTCCTCGCGGTGACCGGCCGGCCGGAGAACCCCTTCGTCACGCCGTGGACCCCGGAGGACGCCACCTCCTGAACCGTCCGTCGCCCGCGCCCGCCCGACGTCTGTCAGGCTGTCCCGCATGCCTGTGCTCGACCAGCCCGTCGTCGGGGTCAGCGGGATCACCGTGGCGACCTCGGACGTCGACTCCACCCGTGAGGCCTGGAGCCGGTTCGCCGGTGCTCCGGAGGCCGACTCGCTCGTCGTCGGCGGCCTGGTCGTCGGTGTCAGCCCGGCTCGCGGCGGCCCCGAGGGGCTGACCGGGGTCACCCTCTCGGTGGAGAACGTCTCGGCCTTCGCCCGGCTGCTGCAGCGCCGCGGGCTGAGGCTGGACGGGACCACCCTCGAGCTCGGTGGCCTCACCTGGCGCCTCGCCGGGACGACCGGTGTGCACCGGCGACGCGGTCACGACGCCGGGGACATCGACGGGATCGACCATGTCGTCGTCGAGAGCAGCGACCCGGAGCGGGCGGTGGCGCTCTACGGGGCGCGGCTCGGCCTCGACCTGCGCCTGGACCGGACCATGCCCCGGCACCGGATGCGCGGGCTCTTCTTCCGCTGCGGGCAGGCGGTCCTCGAGGTGATCACCCGGCTCGACGACGAGGGCACGGTGCGCGGCGCCCCGGGCGTCCCGGACGCCTTCGGCGGTCTCGCCTGGCGGGTGCCGGACGTCGGCGTGGTGCGGGACCGGCTGATGGGTGACGGGGTGGACGTCTCCGAGGTGCGCGAAGGGCGCAAGCCCGGCACCCAGGTGGCCACCGTCCACGACCCCGAGCTGGTCGTGCCCACCCTGCTCATCGGCGCGCCCGCGGACGGGTCCGAGGACTGATCTCTCGGGGCGGGTCGGCCGCCCGCTGCTCCTCGGCAGCTGACTCCCGGCGCAGCCGCCCTTCGCCGACTCCCGGCCGCAGACGTTTCCTCGCCGACTCCCGGCCGCAGACGCTCACCTTCGTCCTATCTCCTGCGCATGCATGCGCAGCGGCTGCAGTTGCCTAGGGGGTTGGGGTCTGGGGGCGGGCGTGGTTTGACGGGAGATATATGCTTGCTGCATGCAATCAAATCCCCCTGAGGTCGGCGTCAGCCTGACCGACACCCTCGGGCGGGTCTTCACCCAGCTCTCCCGTGCGATCTCCCGGCACGCCGAGCAGCCCGGGGCGATGCACCGCACCGACTACGGCATCCTCGTCCACCTCGAGACCGTCGAGGCCGACCGGCTCAGCGACGTCGCCGCCGTCGAGGGGCGTGACGCCTCCACCGTCAGCCGCCGCTTCAAGGCGCTCACCGACGCCGGGCTGGTGGCCCGCACCCCGGACCCGGACGACCGCCGCGCCACCCTCGTGGCCATCACCGACCCGGGCCGCGCCGCCCTGCAGGTCGAGCGCCGCGCCCGCACCCGGATCATCACCGACGCCCTCGGCGACTGGTCACCGCAGGAGATCGACGACCTCGAGCGGGTCTTCGCCCGCCTGGCCGTCTCGCTGGCCGAGTACAACGGCTGCACCCCGTCGGCCGCCCGCACCGTGACCACCGAGCAGCCCACGACCAGCGAGCGGAGGCCCGCATGACCGCCGCCGCCGCGCCCGCGGCCCGCACCCCGTACCGGCTCAGCCCGCACGACCGCCGGGTCTTCATCGGGCTCATGCTCGGCATGCTCGTCGCCGCGATCAGCCAGACCATCGTCGGCCCGGCCATGCCCCGGATCGTCGCCGAGCTCGGCGGCATGGACCACTACAGCTGGGTGGCCACCGCGGCGATGCTCGTCTCGGCGATCACCGTCCCGGTGGTCGGCAAGTTCGGCGACCTCTACGGCCGGCGCGGCTTCTACCTCGGCGGGATCATCGTCTTCATGATCGGCTCGCTGATCTGCGGCTTCTCCCAGAGCTTCTGGATGCTCGTCGCCGGTCGCGCGGTGCAGGGCCTGGGCATGGGCACCCTCATGCCGCTCAGTCAGACGATCATCGGCGACATCATCCCGCCCCGGCAGCGCGGCAAGTACCAGGGCATCATGGGCGCCGTCTTCGGGGTCACCTCGGTCGCCGGGCCGCTGGCCGGAGGGATCATCACCGACACCTGGGGCTGGCGCTGGCTGTTCTTCATCGCCGTCCCGGTCGGGCTCGTCGCCTTCGGCGTCATCGCCCGCTTCCTCGACCTCGACCAGCACCCGCGGCACGCGCGGATCGACTACGCCGGGATCGCCACGCTCATCGTGGCACTCACCTCGCTGCTGCTGGCCACCTCGCTCGGCGGCACCTCGTGGGCATGGACCTCGACCGAGTCGCTCGGCCTCTACGGGCTCGGCCTGATCGCGCTGGTCGCCTTCATCGCCATCGAGCGCCGGTCCGAGGAGCCGGTGCTGCCGCTGCGGCTCTTCTCCAGCCGGGTGGTCACCCAGGCCAACATCGCCGCCTTCGCCGTGTCGATGGTGATGTTCGGCGCGATCATCTACATCCCGGTCTTCGCCCAGGGCGTCATCGGCGTGGACGCCACCAACTCCGGACTGATCCTCATGCCGCTGATGATCGGCTTCGTCGGGCTGGGCATCGTCACCGGCCAGCTCATCACCCGGACCGGGGTCTACCGGCCCTTCATGCTCACCGGCATCGCCGTCATGGGCGTCGGGGCGTGGCTGCTCACCCGGCTGGACCACACCGCCACCCAGACCCAGCTGACGCTGGCCATGGTCGTCCTCGGCGTCGGTCTGGGCATGGTCATGCAGCAGTACGCCCTGGTCGTGCAGAACGACGTCGCCCGCTCCGACCTCGGCGTGGCCACCTCCTCGGTGCAGTTCTTCCGCAACGTCGGCTCGACCGTGGGCATCGCCATCTTCGGCACGATCATGACGAGCACCCTCGCCGAGAAGATCGCCTCGCACCTGCCGGCGGGAGCCTCGGCCGAGGCCGCCGAAGGGGTCGACGTCGGCTCGGTGCTCGACCCCTCCGCGCTGAGCGGGATGCCCCCGGCCGTCGCCGACGCGGTGCGCCAGGGCCTCGCCGAGAACCTGCACCACGTCTTCCTGCTCTTCCTGCCGATCCTCGCGCTGGCCTTCGTGGCCACGGCGCTCATCCCGGCCAAGCCCCTACGGGAGAGCAACGACCCGGCGCCGACGATGACGCCGGAGGGCGAGCGCGAGACGGCCCCGGCCGAGGTGTGATGGAATGTTCAATGACTGCCCGCCGTTGACCCCGGGACAGACCGCCTGAAGGGAGTCACCCGATGCCCGCCGTGACCGTCGAGAACATCCTCACCCTGCCCCGCGTGGCGCAGCCGCGCGAGGGCGCGCAGTCCCGCCCGGTCCGCTCGGTGAGCACCGCGCCGAAGGGGTTCGAGGGCGAGGGCTTCCCCGTCCGCCGGGCCTTCGCCGGCACCGACCTGGCCGCGCTCGACCCCTTCATCCACATGGACCAGATGGGTGAGGTCGAGTACGCCCCGATGGAGCCGCGCGGCA
Proteins encoded:
- a CDS encoding SDR family oxidoreductase — protein: MTHGTIVITGASSGLGAEMARQFAALGYDLALCARRTDRLDGLQAEIAAAHPGRRVEIYALDVTDDDAVIAVTKKIAADLGGIDKFVVNAGLGKGAPVGKGSHYANKETLTTNVLGAFVQAEAAMQVFREQKRGHLVIISSVTSVRGFPSSMTAYASSKAAVASMGEGIRSEMMGKPDLDIDVSVICPGYIRSEMNEKVEQKVKFMVDTEPGVRSMVEAIEARKAHAFVPAKPWAALGRVMQVAPLKVVRKLM
- a CDS encoding VOC family protein translates to MPVLDQPVVGVSGITVATSDVDSTREAWSRFAGAPEADSLVVGGLVVGVSPARGGPEGLTGVTLSVENVSAFARLLQRRGLRLDGTTLELGGLTWRLAGTTGVHRRRGHDAGDIDGIDHVVVESSDPERAVALYGARLGLDLRLDRTMPRHRMRGLFFRCGQAVLEVITRLDDEGTVRGAPGVPDAFGGLAWRVPDVGVVRDRLMGDGVDVSEVREGRKPGTQVATVHDPELVVPTLLIGAPADGSED
- a CDS encoding DUF664 domain-containing protein encodes the protein MATARPGRPPGGTDVPARPRRRDPAYRGYVAQLLESLRASAHGLSDDQARLAPLRSALSVGGLLKHVTFVFGKDVPEAQDPGAPEGWAEAFYGSFVMRPEETLPHVLARFDAMAGSLDATLAGDLDPDEEVEQPPAPWYGITEPSTVRRRYQLVHIVEELARHAGHAEIIREEIDGASAPALVLAVTGRPENPFVTPWTPEDATS
- a CDS encoding MDR family MFS transporter, translating into MTAAAAPAARTPYRLSPHDRRVFIGLMLGMLVAAISQTIVGPAMPRIVAELGGMDHYSWVATAAMLVSAITVPVVGKFGDLYGRRGFYLGGIIVFMIGSLICGFSQSFWMLVAGRAVQGLGMGTLMPLSQTIIGDIIPPRQRGKYQGIMGAVFGVTSVAGPLAGGIITDTWGWRWLFFIAVPVGLVAFGVIARFLDLDQHPRHARIDYAGIATLIVALTSLLLATSLGGTSWAWTSTESLGLYGLGLIALVAFIAIERRSEEPVLPLRLFSSRVVTQANIAAFAVSMVMFGAIIYIPVFAQGVIGVDATNSGLILMPLMIGFVGLGIVTGQLITRTGVYRPFMLTGIAVMGVGAWLLTRLDHTATQTQLTLAMVVLGVGLGMVMQQYALVVQNDVARSDLGVATSSVQFFRNVGSTVGIAIFGTIMTSTLAEKIASHLPAGASAEAAEGVDVGSVLDPSALSGMPPAVADAVRQGLAENLHHVFLLFLPILALAFVATALIPAKPLRESNDPAPTMTPEGERETAPAEV
- a CDS encoding MarR family winged helix-turn-helix transcriptional regulator, encoding MQSNPPEVGVSLTDTLGRVFTQLSRAISRHAEQPGAMHRTDYGILVHLETVEADRLSDVAAVEGRDASTVSRRFKALTDAGLVARTPDPDDRRATLVAITDPGRAALQVERRARTRIITDALGDWSPQEIDDLERVFARLAVSLAEYNGCTPSAARTVTTEQPTTSERRPA